A genome region from Nocardiopsis exhalans includes the following:
- a CDS encoding DUF6507 family protein, with translation MGSWDINPQQVSAVLSETAGHIGEEGSSDGLLGQMSQLENRITEVNAHISSPPIGVALGEFAEHYFGMLGGMLSLTASAVQGTSEATTFYVEGDREMAAEAQSTAGQIPDPDAPPPPPSGPGAGRPV, from the coding sequence GTGGGTAGCTGGGATATCAACCCCCAACAGGTGAGCGCGGTGCTGTCGGAGACGGCCGGTCACATCGGTGAGGAAGGCAGCTCTGATGGGCTGTTGGGCCAGATGAGTCAGCTGGAGAACCGCATCACCGAGGTGAACGCCCACATCAGTAGCCCGCCGATCGGGGTCGCGTTGGGCGAGTTCGCCGAACACTACTTCGGGATGCTGGGCGGCATGCTTTCGCTGACCGCCTCGGCGGTGCAGGGGACCAGCGAGGCCACCACCTTCTATGTGGAGGGTGACCGGGAGATGGCCGCTGAGGCCCAGAGCACCGCAGGGCAGATCCCCGATCCCGATGCGCCCCCGCCGCCCCCGTCCGGTCCCGGAGCGGGCCGCCCAGTCTGA